The Virgibacillus phasianinus genome includes a window with the following:
- the mvk gene encoding mevalonate kinase, whose product MSVEKATTSEQTAVGIAHSKLILIGEHAVVHGQPAIAIPFPLVGIEALVDNVPGAIKLDSTFFHGPINMAPDALDGLINCIKATLDHLEIPKRDLLIRIKSSIPPGKGLGSSASVAIAVIRSLFDHADEELSEETLLMLANISETYAHGAPSGIDTLTITSESPVWYEKDLPFYFIKPKSDFHFIVADSGRKGDTRLAVESVAGLLKSAPRKIQASLDRIGEITHQARRALEKASKQLLGKTLNEAQKELEALGVSDAGLNRLIYVARQEGALGAKLTGGGNGGCIIALARNEAHSRHLCEKLKGFGAHAVWPFVLRKQR is encoded by the coding sequence ATGAGTGTAGAGAAAGCAACAACTTCAGAACAAACAGCTGTAGGCATAGCTCATAGTAAATTAATTTTAATTGGGGAACATGCGGTTGTACACGGACAACCAGCGATAGCCATTCCTTTCCCGTTGGTAGGGATAGAAGCGCTAGTAGATAATGTTCCAGGCGCAATTAAACTGGACAGCACATTTTTCCATGGGCCAATTAATATGGCTCCAGATGCACTGGACGGTCTGATAAACTGTATAAAAGCAACACTGGATCATTTAGAAATCCCAAAGCGCGACCTGCTGATTCGAATCAAGTCGTCGATACCACCAGGTAAAGGCCTTGGTTCAAGTGCGTCTGTTGCGATTGCAGTTATTCGGTCCTTATTTGATCACGCTGATGAGGAACTTTCAGAAGAAACATTGCTTATGCTGGCGAACATTTCTGAGACGTATGCGCATGGTGCCCCCAGTGGGATTGACACACTGACAATTACGTCGGAGTCTCCTGTGTGGTACGAAAAGGATCTCCCATTTTATTTCATTAAGCCGAAATCCGATTTCCACTTTATTGTGGCTGATTCTGGCAGAAAAGGGGATACGAGACTAGCGGTTGAATCAGTTGCAGGGTTACTTAAATCTGCACCTAGGAAGATACAGGCAAGTCTTGACAGGATTGGCGAGATAACCCACCAGGCAAGACGGGCGCTTGAGAAAGCCAGTAAGCAGCTTTTGGGTAAGACGTTAAATGAGGCTCAAAAAGAATTAGAGGCACTCGGTGTAAGTGATGCTGGGTTAAACCGTCTCATTTATGTTGCAAGACAGGAAGGTGCACTTGGAGCTAAATTAACAGGCGGCGGCAACGGCGGATGTATAATTGCCCTGGCTCGAAATGAGGCACACTCAAGACATCTTTGTGAAAAATTAAAAGGTTTTGGTGCTCACGCAGTATGGCCATTTGTATTGCGTAAACAAAGATAG
- a CDS encoding hydroxymethylglutaryl-CoA reductase, degradative codes for MNTSRIPGFYNMTVEDRRNLLAEQVGFTEEETKHLLSANPLSLDTADNMIENVIGTFQLPLGLGLNFLINGKEYKVPMAIEEPSVVASASYIAKIVRNAGGFTTEATDRVMIGQIQVVGSPDLTFAKEAILKEKEMLLEGANAAYPSIVARGGGARDLEVRILNDSSGSKYGQMLVLHLYINTCDAMGANIINTMVEALAPVVEDLTKGKVYLRILSNLADRCMARAKCVIPPELLESDGFSGEEVRDGVVHAYEFAASDPYRAVTHNKGIMNGIDPIVIATGNDWRAVEAGAHAYAARFGRYSSMTEWYVDGKGNLVGELELPMSVGTVGGSIRVHPISQIAHKMLGIESAQELAQVIVSVGLAQNLGALKALVTDGIQKGHMALHSRSVAMAAGAKGELIDIIAEQLISEKDIRVGKAKELVEKSKK; via the coding sequence ATGAATACTTCTAGAATTCCTGGCTTTTATAATATGACTGTAGAAGATCGCAGAAATTTACTCGCTGAACAAGTTGGATTTACGGAAGAAGAAACTAAGCATCTTTTATCAGCCAATCCTTTATCTCTTGATACAGCGGATAACATGATTGAAAATGTAATTGGAACTTTTCAGTTGCCACTGGGGTTAGGGTTGAATTTCTTAATAAACGGGAAAGAATATAAAGTACCGATGGCAATTGAGGAACCCTCGGTTGTGGCATCTGCCAGTTATATTGCCAAGATTGTTCGAAATGCTGGTGGATTTACCACGGAGGCGACAGACAGAGTTATGATAGGTCAAATTCAGGTTGTCGGTTCACCGGACCTTACATTTGCTAAAGAAGCAATTTTAAAGGAAAAAGAAATGCTTTTAGAAGGAGCAAATGCAGCATATCCGAGTATCGTTGCCAGAGGCGGTGGAGCACGGGATCTAGAAGTACGCATATTAAATGATAGTTCAGGATCAAAGTATGGACAAATGCTTGTATTACACCTGTATATTAATACATGTGATGCAATGGGTGCCAACATTATAAATACAATGGTTGAAGCTCTTGCGCCTGTTGTGGAGGATTTAACGAAGGGAAAGGTATATTTACGTATTCTTTCTAACTTGGCAGACAGATGTATGGCGCGTGCCAAATGTGTAATACCGCCAGAATTATTAGAATCAGACGGCTTTTCTGGTGAAGAGGTGCGTGACGGTGTAGTGCATGCATATGAATTCGCGGCATCTGATCCATATCGTGCAGTGACACATAATAAAGGAATAATGAATGGAATTGACCCAATTGTAATTGCAACTGGAAACGATTGGCGTGCAGTTGAAGCTGGGGCACATGCTTATGCAGCAAGATTTGGAAGGTATAGTTCGATGACAGAGTGGTATGTTGATGGTAAAGGTAATTTAGTTGGTGAACTTGAATTACCGATGTCTGTTGGAACGGTTGGCGGCTCGATTCGCGTGCACCCGATTTCCCAAATTGCGCATAAGATGTTAGGAATTGAGTCAGCTCAAGAGTTAGCGCAGGTTATTGTATCAGTGGGACTAGCGCAAAACCTAGGTGCTTTAAAGGCTTTAGTAACGGATGGTATCCAAAAGGGTCATATGGCTTTACATTCTCGCTCTGTTGCGATGGCAGCAGGGGCTAAAGGAGAGCTGATTGATATCATTGCAGAACAACTAATAAGTGAAAAAGATATCCGTGTGGGAAAAGCTAAAGAATTGGTGGAAAAGAGTAAAAAATGA